One window from the genome of Roseomonas haemaphysalidis encodes:
- a CDS encoding glycosyltransferase family 39 protein, with protein sequence MRNPWLLALLALTALRLLGAALLPVSPDEAYYWVWGRALAPSYYDHPPMVALWTATGTALLGDNALGLRLLAPVGVAIGSVLLARAGEDLFPGRRVGEWGAALLNATLLFAAGSVLITPDTPLLVFWCAALWAAARLHRTQDGRWWLAFGVFAGLALLSKYTALLLGGGVVLWLLAEPRVRPWLLRWQLWAGGVLAIALFLPVVWWNSQHEWVSFAKQGGRAGTVGTGSSLRYLGELLGGQIALATPVVFVLCVAGTAMACRAWWRDRLPAAGLLVTLTVPAAALFLWQALGSRVQGNWPAILYPTACLAAAAFLGPRWRGWKLAGMGIGLAVMFAALLQASFAPLPLPRRSDPTLARLGGWPAFAAEVEAARQQRGAIFVATEEYGLAAELALHLPPGTPVVALGDRWDLFDLPPPPQGQAGLLVRSERRGDGPPLWPGATPDGGAVRQRKGIEAERYRLYAVRVAPGDPPLALLPARR encoded by the coding sequence GTGAGAAACCCCTGGCTGCTGGCATTGCTGGCACTGACCGCCCTGCGGCTGCTCGGCGCCGCCCTGCTGCCGGTATCACCCGACGAGGCCTACTACTGGGTGTGGGGCAGGGCGCTGGCGCCCAGCTACTACGACCACCCCCCGATGGTGGCGCTGTGGACCGCCACCGGCACCGCGCTGCTGGGTGACAATGCGCTTGGCTTGCGGCTGCTGGCGCCGGTCGGCGTCGCCATCGGCTCGGTGCTGCTCGCCCGCGCGGGGGAGGACCTGTTTCCCGGCCGAAGGGTCGGGGAATGGGGGGCGGCGTTGCTGAACGCCACCTTGCTGTTCGCCGCCGGGTCGGTGCTGATCACGCCGGACACGCCCTTGCTGGTGTTCTGGTGCGCTGCGCTGTGGGCCGCCGCGCGGCTGCACCGCACCCAGGATGGCCGCTGGTGGCTGGCCTTCGGTGTGTTTGCCGGACTGGCGCTGCTGTCCAAGTACACGGCGTTGCTGCTGGGCGGCGGGGTGGTGCTGTGGTTGCTGGCGGAGCCGCGGGTGCGGCCCTGGCTGCTGCGGTGGCAGCTTTGGGCCGGGGGCGTGCTCGCGATCGCGCTGTTCCTGCCGGTGGTGTGGTGGAACAGCCAGCATGAATGGGTCAGCTTCGCCAAGCAGGGTGGCAGGGCGGGCACGGTCGGAACCGGCTCCTCGCTCCGCTACCTGGGGGAATTGCTGGGGGGTCAGATCGCGCTGGCGACGCCGGTGGTGTTCGTGCTCTGCGTGGCCGGCACGGCGATGGCCTGCCGTGCGTGGTGGCGCGACCGTCTGCCCGCCGCCGGGCTGCTGGTGACGTTGACTGTCCCCGCCGCCGCGCTGTTCCTGTGGCAGGCGCTTGGCAGCCGCGTGCAGGGCAACTGGCCGGCGATCCTCTACCCCACGGCCTGCTTGGCGGCGGCGGCTTTCCTGGGGCCGCGCTGGCGCGGGTGGAAGCTGGCCGGCATGGGAATCGGACTGGCCGTGATGTTCGCGGCGCTGCTGCAGGCGAGCTTCGCGCCCTTGCCCTTGCCGCGCCGTTCGGACCCGACGCTGGCGCGCCTGGGTGGCTGGCCGGCCTTCGCGGCGGAGGTCGAGGCCGCGCGCCAGCAGCGGGGCGCCATCTTTGTGGCGACCGAGGAATACGGGCTGGCGGCCGAGCTGGCGCTGCACCTGCCGCCTGGCACCCCTGTCGTGGCCCTGGGCGACCGGTGGGACCTGTTCGACCTGCCGCCCCCCCCCCAGGGCCAGGCCGGCCTGCTGGTGCGCAGCGAACGGCGCGGCGACGGCCCGCCGCTTTGGCCCGGTGCCACCCCGGACGGCGGCGCGGTGCGCCAGCGCAAGGGCATCGAGGCGGAACGCTACCGGCTGTATGCGGTGCGCGTCGCCCCCGGCGACCCGCCGCTCGCGCTCTTGCCGGCACGCCGCTGA
- the coaD gene encoding pantetheine-phosphate adenylyltransferase, with protein sequence MPEATRRLRSGVYPGTFDPVTNGHLDIIHRAARILDRLVIGVAKNIGKSPLFPLEERVELVQAEAEAIAAQTGTIIEVVPFESLLVSFAREVDAEVIVRGLRAVTDFDYEFQMAGMNRRLDPEVELLFLMASEGNHFISSRFVKEIARLGGDISTFVPRLTLQRTLDRVRQHPGDQ encoded by the coding sequence ATGCCTGAGGCCACCCGCCGGTTGCGATCCGGCGTCTACCCCGGCACCTTCGACCCGGTGACCAATGGCCACCTGGACATCATCCACCGCGCCGCGCGCATCCTGGACCGCCTGGTCATTGGCGTGGCCAAGAACATCGGCAAGAGCCCGCTGTTTCCGCTGGAAGAGCGGGTGGAGCTGGTGCAGGCGGAGGCGGAGGCCATCGCCGCCCAGACCGGAACGATCATCGAGGTCGTGCCGTTCGAAAGCCTGCTGGTGTCCTTCGCGCGCGAGGTGGATGCCGAGGTGATCGTGCGCGGCCTGCGCGCGGTGACGGATTTCGACTACGAGTTCCAGATGGCCGGCATGAACCGCCGCCTGGACCCGGAGGTCGAATTGCTCTTCCTGATGGCCAGCGAAGGCAACCACTTCATCTCCTCGCGTTTCGTCAAGGAGATCGCGCGGCTGGGGGGGGATATCTCCACCTTCGTGCCGCGTCTCACGTTGCAGCGCACGCTGGACCGCGTGCGGCAACACCCAGGGGATCAATAA
- a CDS encoding fructose-specific PTS transporter subunit EIIC, which translates to MLSDIPAGAQRVLGVIRHPHSAPHAAMAAEALRDAARREGFSLVLDTGEGMPPAGPADAVLLVGDAEAPGPAGAPVTRVSVIEAIRKPGPALRRALSLPEVDAPAAAAPAAAPAVAAPAPVAAARKLVGITACPTGIAHTFMAAAALEKGAAKLGHAIRVETQGSVGAKNTLTAEEIAEADAVVIAADTGVDTARFAGKRIVTAGTGDALKDAPGLINRALAAEPMAAAAATGTPAPGKATQAPGVYKHLMTGVSYMIPLVTAGGLCIALSFAFGINAANEPGSLAAALMQIGGKSALALMVPVLAAFIAFSIADRPGLAPGFVGGALANGVGAGFLGGIVAGFLAGYVARFLRDRLPFPDSLEGLKPVLVIPLLASLVTGLLMIYVLGTPIAAALAWLTQFLQSMGTSNAVLLGLLLGGMMAVDMGGPVNKAAYAFGVGLLGSETFAPMAAIMAAGMTPPLGIALATLIARQRFNQEERDAGKAAAVLGLAFISEGAIPFAAKDPVRVIPSLIAGSAVAGGLSMLLGCTLRAPHGGIFVVGIPGAVGNPLGYLVAIVAGTVVTALCIAVLKRHSPVAPVQG; encoded by the coding sequence ATGCTGTCTGACATTCCGGCCGGGGCCCAGCGGGTCCTCGGCGTCATCCGCCACCCGCACAGCGCGCCGCATGCCGCCATGGCTGCGGAGGCCTTGCGCGACGCCGCGCGGCGGGAAGGCTTTTCCCTGGTCCTCGACACGGGCGAGGGGATGCCCCCCGCCGGCCCGGCCGATGCCGTGCTCCTGGTGGGCGACGCGGAGGCGCCCGGCCCCGCCGGCGCCCCCGTCACGCGGGTGTCGGTGATCGAGGCCATTCGCAAGCCGGGCCCGGCGCTGCGCCGGGCCCTGTCGCTGCCCGAGGTCGATGCGCCGGCCGCCGCGGCGCCGGCAGCGGCCCCTGCCGTCGCCGCCCCGGCGCCGGTCGCCGCTGCCAGGAAGCTGGTTGGCATCACGGCCTGCCCCACCGGCATCGCCCATACCTTCATGGCGGCGGCGGCGCTGGAAAAAGGCGCGGCCAAGCTCGGCCATGCGATCCGGGTGGAAACCCAGGGCTCGGTCGGCGCCAAGAACACCCTGACGGCCGAGGAGATCGCCGAGGCCGATGCCGTGGTGATCGCGGCCGACACGGGCGTGGACACCGCGCGCTTTGCCGGCAAGCGCATCGTCACGGCTGGCACTGGCGACGCGCTCAAAGACGCGCCGGGCCTGATCAACCGCGCCCTGGCCGCCGAGCCGATGGCCGCCGCGGCCGCGACGGGCACGCCGGCCCCCGGCAAGGCCACCCAGGCGCCGGGCGTGTACAAGCACCTGATGACCGGCGTGTCCTACATGATCCCGCTGGTGACGGCGGGCGGGCTGTGCATCGCGCTGTCCTTTGCCTTTGGCATCAACGCCGCCAACGAGCCGGGCTCGCTGGCCGCCGCGCTGATGCAGATCGGCGGCAAGTCGGCGCTGGCGCTGATGGTGCCGGTGCTGGCCGCCTTTATCGCCTTCTCCATCGCGGACCGGCCGGGGCTGGCGCCGGGCTTCGTGGGCGGCGCGCTGGCCAACGGCGTGGGCGCGGGCTTTCTGGGTGGCATCGTGGCGGGCTTTCTGGCCGGATACGTCGCGCGCTTTCTGCGCGACCGGCTGCCGTTCCCGGACAGCCTGGAAGGGCTGAAGCCGGTGCTGGTGATCCCGCTGCTGGCCTCGCTGGTGACCGGGTTGCTGATGATCTACGTGCTGGGCACGCCCATCGCCGCCGCCTTGGCCTGGCTGACGCAGTTTTTGCAAAGCATGGGCACCTCCAACGCCGTGCTGCTCGGGCTGCTGCTCGGCGGCATGATGGCGGTGGACATGGGCGGGCCGGTCAACAAGGCGGCCTATGCCTTTGGCGTGGGTCTGTTGGGGTCGGAAACCTTTGCCCCCATGGCGGCCATCATGGCGGCGGGCATGACGCCGCCGCTGGGCATCGCCCTGGCCACGCTGATCGCCCGCCAGCGCTTCAACCAGGAGGAGCGCGACGCCGGCAAGGCTGCCGCCGTGCTGGGCCTCGCCTTCATCAGCGAGGGCGCGATCCCCTTCGCGGCCAAGGACCCGGTGCGGGTGATCCCGTCGCTGATCGCGGGTTCCGCCGTGGCGGGGGGGCTGTCCATGCTGCTGGGCTGCACGCTGCGGGCACCGCATGGCGGCATCTTCGTGGTGGGCATCCCGGGCGCGGTGGGCAACCCGCTGGGCTATCTGGTTGCCATCGTGGCCGGCACGGTGGTGACGGCGCTGTGCATCGCGGTGCTGAAGCGCCATTCGCCCGTGGCGCCCGTGCAGGGCTGA
- the gyrA gene encoding DNA gyrase subunit A, producing MMPIAIEEEMRSSYLAYAMSVIVSRALPDARDGLKPVHRRILFSMNENGFTSDKPYKKSARVVGDVMGKYHPHGDSAIYDAMVRMAQTFSLRVPLIDGQGNFGSMDGDPAAAMRYTEARLAKAATALLEGIDEDTIDFQPNYDESADEPRVLPAAFPNLLVNGANGIAVGMATNIPPHNPTEVIDATLALIAEPDTSLDDLMKIIPGPDFPTGALIIGRSGIRSAFETGRGSIVLRARSEVEEMRGGRSCIAISEIPYQVNKSTLIERIADLVRTKQLEGISDLRDESDRSGLRIVIELKKDATAEVVLNHLYRYTQLQTSVAVNMLALDEGRPVQMGLIYALKAFIRFREEVILRRSRFRLGKARDRGHLLIGLSIAVANIDEVIRLIRESADAAIARAALMARDWPAAHVAPLLALVDDAGNIVVNDTVKLTEAQARGILELRLQRLTGLEQEKITAELDEVAGRIQELLEILSSHPRRMELMGAELLAVRAQIASSRLSEIVDGIADQDDESLIEPGLMVVTLTRDGYVKRTPLDVFRAQNRGGRGRSAAGTRQDDVVVRSFNAHTHQWVLFFTSRGIAFREKVWKLPEAGPTARGRSLRQLLQLQDKEGVTAVLPLPQDEAMWENLHLVFATAQGNVRRNRLSDFKNVRSSGLIAMKLDEGDSLIGVSTCREGDDVMLATRQGRAIRFTADVETLRVFAGRDSTGVRGIRLAEKKGDEVIALSVLRHIEASPEERAAYLKLAAQKRRSGEDGAEVEAEDDTEATADIALPPEKAAEMEEAEEILLTVTDGGFGKRSSAFEYRVSGRGGQGIANITLSGRTGREVVTTFPVREGDDVMLVTDNGRLIRMPVDQVRITGRSSMGVTLLRLNEGEKVTSCFTVVEEQGVDEADAADA from the coding sequence ATGATGCCGATCGCGATCGAGGAGGAGATGCGCAGCTCCTACCTCGCCTACGCGATGAGCGTGATCGTGTCCCGCGCGCTGCCCGATGCGCGGGACGGGCTGAAGCCGGTGCACCGCCGCATCCTGTTCTCCATGAACGAGAACGGCTTCACCAGCGACAAGCCCTACAAGAAGTCCGCCCGCGTGGTCGGCGACGTGATGGGTAAGTACCACCCGCACGGCGACAGCGCGATCTACGACGCCATGGTCCGCATGGCGCAGACCTTCTCGCTGCGCGTGCCGCTGATCGACGGCCAGGGCAACTTCGGCTCCATGGACGGCGATCCGGCGGCGGCCATGCGCTACACCGAGGCGCGGCTCGCCAAGGCCGCCACGGCGCTGCTGGAAGGCATCGACGAAGACACCATCGACTTCCAGCCCAACTACGACGAAAGCGCGGACGAGCCGCGCGTGCTGCCGGCCGCCTTTCCCAACCTGCTGGTGAACGGCGCCAACGGCATCGCCGTCGGCATGGCGACCAACATCCCGCCGCACAACCCGACGGAGGTGATCGACGCCACGCTGGCGCTGATCGCCGAGCCGGATACCTCGCTGGACGATCTGATGAAGATCATCCCGGGACCGGACTTCCCCACCGGCGCGCTGATCATCGGCCGCAGCGGCATCCGTTCCGCCTTTGAAACCGGGCGCGGCTCCATTGTGCTGCGCGCGCGGTCGGAGGTGGAGGAGATGCGCGGCGGCCGCAGCTGCATCGCGATCTCCGAGATCCCGTATCAGGTCAACAAGTCCACGCTGATCGAACGCATCGCCGACTTGGTGCGCACCAAGCAGCTGGAGGGCATCAGCGACCTGCGCGACGAGAGTGACCGCTCCGGCCTGCGCATCGTCATCGAGCTGAAGAAGGACGCGACGGCCGAGGTGGTGCTGAACCACCTGTACCGTTACACGCAGCTGCAGACCTCCGTCGCCGTCAACATGCTGGCGCTGGACGAGGGCAGGCCCGTCCAGATGGGGCTGATCTATGCCCTGAAGGCCTTTATCCGGTTCCGCGAGGAGGTGATCCTCCGCCGCTCGCGCTTCCGGCTGGGCAAGGCGCGGGACCGTGGCCACCTGCTGATCGGCCTGTCCATCGCGGTGGCCAACATCGACGAGGTGATCCGGCTGATCCGCGAAAGCGCGGATGCCGCCATCGCCCGCGCCGCGCTGATGGCGCGGGACTGGCCGGCCGCCCATGTGGCACCGCTGCTGGCCCTGGTGGACGATGCCGGCAACATCGTGGTCAACGACACGGTGAAGCTGACCGAGGCCCAGGCGCGCGGCATCCTGGAGCTGCGCCTGCAACGCCTGACCGGGCTGGAGCAGGAAAAGATCACCGCCGAGCTGGACGAGGTCGCGGGCCGCATTCAGGAGCTGCTGGAGATCCTGTCCTCCCACCCGCGCCGCATGGAGCTGATGGGGGCGGAGCTGCTGGCGGTGCGGGCGCAGATCGCCTCGTCGCGCCTGTCGGAGATCGTGGACGGCATCGCCGACCAGGACGACGAGAGCCTGATCGAGCCGGGCCTGATGGTCGTGACCCTGACGCGGGACGGTTACGTCAAGCGCACGCCGCTGGACGTGTTCCGCGCGCAGAACCGCGGCGGGCGCGGGCGCAGCGCGGCCGGCACGCGGCAGGACGACGTGGTGGTGCGGAGCTTCAACGCCCATACCCACCAGTGGGTGCTGTTCTTCACCAGCCGCGGCATCGCCTTCCGCGAGAAGGTGTGGAAGCTGCCGGAGGCCGGACCCACCGCGCGCGGGCGGTCGCTGCGCCAGCTGCTGCAGCTGCAGGACAAGGAAGGCGTCACCGCCGTGCTGCCGCTGCCGCAGGACGAGGCGATGTGGGAGAACCTGCACCTCGTTTTCGCGACAGCGCAGGGCAACGTGCGGCGCAACCGGCTGTCTGACTTCAAGAACGTCCGCTCCTCCGGCCTGATCGCCATGAAGCTGGACGAGGGCGACAGCCTGATCGGCGTGTCCACCTGCCGGGAAGGCGACGACGTGATGCTGGCCACGCGCCAGGGCCGCGCCATCCGCTTCACCGCCGATGTGGAAACGCTGCGGGTCTTCGCCGGGCGTGATTCGACCGGCGTGCGCGGCATCCGCCTGGCGGAAAAGAAGGGCGACGAGGTGATTGCCCTGTCCGTGCTGCGGCACATCGAGGCTTCGCCGGAGGAGCGTGCGGCCTACCTCAAGCTCGCCGCCCAGAAGCGCCGCAGTGGCGAGGACGGCGCCGAGGTCGAGGCCGAGGACGACACGGAAGCCACCGCCGACATCGCCCTGCCGCCCGAGAAGGCGGCGGAGATGGAGGAGGCCGAGGAGATCCTGCTGACCGTCACGGATGGCGGTTTCGGCAAGCGGAGCTCCGCCTTTGAGTACCGGGTGTCCGGCCGGGGCGGGCAGGGCATCGCCAATATCACGTTGTCCGGCCGTACGGGGCGCGAGGTGGTCACCACCTTCCCCGTGCGCGAAGGCGACGACGTGATGCTGGTGACAGACAATGGGCGGCTGATCCGCATGCCGGTGGACCAGGTGCGCATCACCGGCCGCAGCTCCATGGGCGTGACCCTGCTGCGTCTGAACGAAGGCGAGAAGGTCACTTCCTGCTTCACCGTCGTGGAGGAGCAGGGCGTGGACGAGGCGGATGCCGCCGATGCCTGA
- a CDS encoding DUF4340 domain-containing protein, with protein sequence MNRRSLIVLGGVAVAAAAGAVLLGPGTPAAPDAGDAPLMFQNLAARLAGAARIELRQGAQSVALVKRDRETWVLPDRQDYPAHGEKVRELLVGLTELRLSERRTSDAAQLDRLGLEDPNAPGSTATLLRVMDQAGVPIAELVVGRRRMRTQGNAPETVYVRRPAENQAWLAEGRLPLDADPQLWIDRDLANIARERILKVDATRLGAPPLVLTRTEGPDGRLAVTIPEAPPAIEEAATDEIARTFEFLTFTEVRKDAGLSGQPVGETRFTLTDNLSITVSGTQDGPTTWLRMAAAGDDEAARLNARWRGWAYQVSAYKAKALLPQISDLLKPPAP encoded by the coding sequence ATGAATCGACGTTCCCTGATCGTCCTTGGCGGCGTCGCCGTCGCCGCCGCCGCGGGGGCCGTGCTGCTGGGGCCTGGCACGCCTGCCGCGCCCGATGCCGGCGACGCGCCGCTGATGTTCCAGAATCTCGCGGCCCGGCTGGCGGGTGCTGCCCGCATCGAACTGCGACAGGGCGCGCAGTCGGTCGCGCTGGTGAAGCGGGACAGGGAAACCTGGGTGCTGCCGGACCGACAGGACTACCCCGCGCATGGGGAGAAGGTGCGCGAGCTGCTGGTCGGCCTGACGGAACTGCGCCTGTCCGAACGCCGCACCAGCGATGCCGCGCAGCTGGACCGGCTGGGCCTGGAGGACCCCAACGCCCCCGGCAGCACCGCCACGCTGCTGCGGGTGATGGACCAGGCCGGGGTGCCGATCGCCGAGCTCGTGGTCGGGCGCCGCCGGATGCGGACGCAGGGCAATGCCCCGGAAACCGTGTACGTCCGCCGCCCGGCCGAGAATCAGGCATGGCTGGCCGAAGGCCGGCTTCCGCTGGATGCGGACCCGCAGCTCTGGATCGACCGGGACCTCGCGAACATCGCGCGGGAACGTATCCTGAAGGTGGACGCGACCCGGCTCGGCGCGCCTCCACTGGTCCTGACCCGGACGGAAGGACCGGATGGCCGCCTGGCGGTGACCATCCCCGAGGCCCCGCCTGCGATCGAGGAGGCCGCTACCGACGAAATCGCCCGCACCTTCGAATTCCTGACCTTCACCGAAGTTCGCAAGGACGCCGGCCTGTCCGGCCAGCCTGTGGGCGAGACCCGCTTCACGCTGACCGACAATCTTTCCATCACGGTGTCCGGTACCCAGGATGGCCCGACCACCTGGTTGCGCATGGCCGCCGCGGGGGATGACGAAGCTGCCCGGCTGAACGCGCGCTGGCGTGGCTGGGCGTATCAGGTCAGCGCCTACAAGGCGAAGGCGCTGTTGCCGCAGATATCCGACCTGCTGAAGCCGCCCGCTCCGTGA
- a CDS encoding peptidylprolyl isomerase, whose protein sequence is MSDTNDAAAQAPADKENTLYFDLKDGRVTIQLLPDLAPKHVERIKTLVRQGFYDGTPFHRVIEGFMAQGGDPTGTGTGGSQLPDLVAEFSPPAKARYIRGTCGMARTQSPNTANSQFFIMFAPAPSLDGQYTIWGRVTSGMDVVDKIKRGQGGSGTVPAPADKLIKAQLASDAG, encoded by the coding sequence ATGTCCGACACCAACGACGCTGCCGCCCAGGCTCCGGCCGACAAGGAAAACACCCTCTACTTCGACCTGAAGGACGGTCGCGTCACCATCCAGCTGCTGCCCGACCTGGCGCCGAAGCATGTGGAGCGCATCAAGACCCTGGTGCGCCAGGGCTTCTACGACGGCACGCCCTTCCACCGCGTGATCGAGGGCTTCATGGCCCAGGGTGGCGACCCGACCGGCACCGGCACCGGCGGCAGCCAGCTGCCCGACCTGGTGGCCGAGTTCAGCCCGCCGGCCAAGGCCCGCTACATCCGCGGCACCTGCGGCATGGCGCGCACGCAGAGCCCGAACACGGCCAACAGCCAGTTCTTCATCATGTTCGCCCCGGCGCCGAGCCTGGACGGCCAGTACACTATCTGGGGCCGCGTCACCTCCGGCATGGACGTGGTGGACAAGATCAAGCGCGGCCAGGGTGGCAGCGGCACGGTGCCCGCGCCGGCCGACAAGCTGATCAAGGCGCAGCTCGCGTCTGACGCCGGCTGA
- the msrP gene encoding protein-methionine-sulfoxide reductase catalytic subunit MsrP encodes MPIHIRRGWELPDSAATPEHLVIGRRKAALGLGSILAAGALARPALAQNAAGMAAMRNPRFDAGRALTPEKDATTYNNYYEFGTSKSVSSMAQRLPQQPWTVKLDGMVESPQELGLDDLLKKVSLEERVLRHRCVEAWAMTVPWTGFPMSALVKLASPLSSAKYVVFETAADRSTMPGLRQSWYPWPYKEGCTIAEAGNELCFMAVGLYGKPVPAQNGGPIRVLFPWKYGFKSGKAITRITFTDQRPVSFWEKLQASEYGFWANVNPQVPHPRWSQASERLLGSDERVPTKLFNGYADFVASMYTDVKGENLYL; translated from the coding sequence ATGCCGATTCATATCCGCCGTGGCTGGGAGCTGCCGGACTCCGCCGCCACCCCTGAGCATCTGGTCATCGGCCGCCGCAAGGCGGCCCTGGGGCTGGGCTCCATCCTGGCTGCCGGCGCCCTGGCACGCCCGGCCCTGGCGCAGAATGCGGCCGGCATGGCGGCGATGCGCAATCCGCGCTTCGATGCCGGGCGGGCCCTGACGCCCGAGAAGGACGCGACGACCTACAACAACTACTATGAGTTCGGCACCAGCAAGAGCGTGTCGTCCATGGCGCAGCGGCTGCCGCAGCAGCCCTGGACCGTGAAGCTGGACGGCATGGTGGAAAGCCCGCAGGAACTGGGCCTGGATGACCTGCTGAAGAAGGTGAGCCTGGAGGAGCGGGTGTTGCGGCACCGCTGCGTCGAGGCCTGGGCGATGACGGTGCCCTGGACCGGCTTCCCGATGTCGGCGCTGGTGAAGCTGGCGTCGCCGTTGTCCAGCGCGAAATACGTGGTGTTCGAGACGGCGGCCGACCGGTCCACCATGCCCGGGCTGCGGCAGAGCTGGTATCCGTGGCCCTACAAGGAGGGGTGCACCATCGCTGAGGCGGGCAACGAGCTCTGCTTCATGGCGGTGGGCCTGTACGGCAAGCCGGTGCCGGCGCAGAACGGCGGGCCGATCCGCGTGTTGTTTCCGTGGAAGTACGGCTTCAAGTCCGGCAAGGCGATCACCCGCATCACCTTCACCGACCAGCGGCCCGTGAGCTTCTGGGAGAAGCTGCAGGCATCGGAATACGGCTTCTGGGCCAACGTAAATCCGCAGGTGCCGCATCCGCGCTGGAGCCAGGCCAGCGAGCGGCTGCTGGGCAGCGACGAGCGGGTGCCGACCAAGCTGTTCAATGGCTACGCCGACTTCGTGGCGAGCATGTACACCGACGTGAAGGGCGAGAACCTCTACCTTTGA
- a CDS encoding NUDIX hydrolase: MSSREYPDRPWIGIGVVVFKGDAVLLVRRGKPPRMGEWSVPGGAQALGETVEATARRELREEAGIEAGPLVLAAVVDALDREPDGRARFHYTIVDFAAEWLSGEPVAGDDVTDARWFRPEDLPALGLWDEALRVIAEGRRRLDAAAPVQR, from the coding sequence GTGAGCAGCCGCGAATATCCCGACCGGCCGTGGATCGGCATTGGCGTGGTGGTCTTCAAGGGAGACGCCGTGCTGTTGGTCCGGCGGGGCAAGCCGCCCCGCATGGGGGAATGGTCGGTCCCCGGCGGCGCCCAGGCACTGGGCGAAACGGTCGAGGCGACGGCGCGGCGGGAACTGCGCGAGGAAGCCGGCATCGAGGCAGGCCCACTGGTGCTGGCCGCCGTGGTCGACGCGCTGGACCGCGAACCGGATGGCCGCGCCCGCTTTCACTACACGATCGTGGACTTCGCGGCAGAATGGCTGTCCGGCGAACCGGTGGCGGGCGACGACGTCACGGACGCCCGCTGGTTCCGGCCGGAAGACCTGCCGGCGCTCGGCTTGTGGGACGAGGCGTTGCGCGTGATCGCGGAAGGGCGGCGGCGGCTGGACGCCGCCGCACCGGTTCAAAGGTAG
- a CDS encoding glycosyltransferase → MPPVLTVVIPCYNEAENVAPMVARLDVALAGTDWEAIFVDDDSPDGTAGIARAIAARDARIRCIRRIGRRGLASACIEGIMASSAPYVAVIDGDLQHDETILPQMLRALQAGEADVSIGSRHVDGGEAAEGFSPLRQRISEGGTALARTRLPVRVEDPMSGYFMLPRPVFEELAPRLTGRGFKILLDILLSAGRKLRVAEIPYVFRPRNAGESKLDTTVLLEFLALLLDKSVGGILPLRFLSFALVGGIGLLVHLATLGIAIRFMPFVAAQWTATFVAMTANFWLNNRITYRDVKLRGPALWRGLVLFYVVCGLGAVANVGVANLLLRDGMAAWRWAGAAGALLTGVWNYAVSATLVWRRR, encoded by the coding sequence ATGCCTCCCGTCCTGACCGTCGTCATTCCCTGCTACAACGAAGCCGAGAACGTCGCCCCGATGGTGGCGCGGCTCGACGTGGCGCTGGCCGGCACGGACTGGGAAGCGATCTTCGTCGACGACGACAGCCCCGACGGCACCGCCGGCATCGCGCGGGCCATCGCGGCGCGGGACGCACGCATCCGTTGCATCCGTCGCATCGGCCGGCGCGGACTTGCCTCGGCCTGCATCGAGGGCATCATGGCGTCCTCCGCCCCATACGTGGCGGTGATCGACGGCGACCTGCAGCACGATGAGACCATCCTGCCGCAGATGCTTCGTGCGTTGCAGGCTGGCGAGGCGGACGTTTCCATCGGCAGCCGCCACGTGGATGGTGGGGAAGCGGCGGAAGGCTTCTCGCCGCTGCGCCAGCGGATCAGCGAAGGCGGCACGGCATTGGCCCGGACGCGGCTGCCCGTGCGGGTGGAAGACCCGATGAGCGGCTACTTCATGCTGCCCCGCCCGGTGTTCGAGGAACTGGCACCGCGGCTGACCGGGCGCGGCTTCAAGATCCTGCTGGATATCCTGCTGTCCGCCGGGCGAAAGCTGCGGGTCGCCGAAATCCCTTATGTCTTCCGCCCCCGCAATGCCGGCGAGTCCAAGCTGGACACCACGGTGCTGCTGGAGTTCCTCGCCCTGCTGCTGGACAAGAGCGTTGGCGGCATCCTGCCCCTGCGCTTCCTGTCCTTTGCGTTGGTGGGCGGGATAGGCCTGCTCGTGCATCTGGCGACGCTGGGCATCGCCATCCGGTTCATGCCGTTCGTCGCCGCGCAATGGACCGCCACTTTCGTGGCGATGACCGCGAACTTCTGGCTCAACAACCGCATCACCTACCGGGACGTGAAGCTGCGCGGCCCGGCCTTGTGGCGCGGCCTGGTGCTCTTCTACGTGGTGTGTGGCCTGGGGGCCGTTGCCAACGTCGGTGTTGCCAACCTGCTGCTGCGCGACGGCATGGCCGCCTGGCGCTGGGCCGGGGCGGCCGGGGCGCTGCTGACGGGCGTTTGGAACTATGCGGTTTCCGCCACCCTGGTGTGGCGCCGGCGGTGA